DNA from Denticeps clupeoides chromosome 7, fDenClu1.1, whole genome shotgun sequence:
TGGATACGCACTGTAGCCTGAACTGCTCCTGTCAGAAGGACACCCGGTCGGGCCAAGCACAATTCATGACCATTCCTTCGATTCTTTTTATTctgatcttttatttttatacttgcTTTATTTTTCTTGTGGGGGAACATTGTGAGTGGTTAATATAAAACTGTATCAGTGATCTGAGctcttcttgttcttcttgtttcttttcattgttgGTGGTTTTTCCATTTACTTTTTTGCTGTTGTAAGAGGCAGTTTTAATGCCGCTTCATCATTATcagtcaaataaaaataaaaccaagtgCCATTTGTACATAATCACATAGACCTAGACCTGGGGAGACTAAAACTGGATGGAGGCTTTGGTACAGCCATCATCATCAGCCAACGACTATGATCATGTCAGCTGAAGGGGTTGAACTACCAGGACCAAGTTTTAATCACCTTCATGGTTTATGGTAGTAGATCAGCCAAATGTCAAGGGTCACGCAGGCCAGTTTGACCACCGTACCCTGCGTCCACGGCCCACGTTGGTGGGAGAGGGAGACCGGGGAGGGCGCAGCCGTGCTGTGATTCGGTGCCGGCTGGGTaggtgggtggggggttggCGACGATGCGCCCATCCATTCCGCTCCGCCGACGCGCGACCTCGTCCGAGGGAGCTGGACGCCTCGCTTTCTTTTCTTCCGTCGTCGGCGCTGGACCGGTGCGATGCTGGACATCCTGGTTCTGATGTTTTTCGCCATCATCGGCCTCGTGTTCCTCTCCTACATCATCTACATGCTTTGATGCCAGACCCCGCCTGGACACGGGTGAGACGTCAACACGCGCGTACGGAGCGCCGACGAGCCGCTGCATCGGGGTCACTGTGTAATGTCTGTGTCTGGTTGCAGGTGAGCATCAGCGGCATGGGGACGTGTGAGGAACATGTGAAGATCAATGTGTGCCCGTGGCGCCGATAAAGCTTCTTTTCGCACTGCATGCTTTTCTTCTCTTGATTCTGAAATGTATAGTGTGCGTCAGTAGACACGCCATTCCTACCGAGGACCATGCTGCACAAACAACACTTCTgtataaataaagttggattAGAAACGTGCGCGTCTCTTGTCTGCGTATAACTGGGACGTGGCCGTCGCAGATGTCGGGAAAGGTTAGATAATAGTCGAGAACTGGACCGGCCGCAGATGACCGAGAATTTTGCTGCCGTTTCATGCGCTCCACGTGACCAAACCCACAACTGCGCATGCGTGCGTGCATTATGGTGAGGACAGCGACACCACGTGGCACGTCCGTGCATATCCTTCACAGAGGGCCAAGTGAAAAACGATTTCATTTGGACTGGGGCTGAATTTTGTGGAATAAGTATAAGTTGCATGTAGTTTCTATGAAATAGACTGCTTATCCCGAGggacttcagtagttacagggacagtccttcaGCAGGGCATGGCTCTCCTGCCGCGTGCTGTCGATCAAGATCAGCTTCCAAACCATGTGTGGAAATATCTGTATACGTCATGCCTACTGAAAAGCGATGGTGACCTTCTGTGCGTGGAGTTTACCTCCCTATGTtggtgagtgaatggtgtgtgcacCCTGGGTACCGGgacccaggatgggctccaacAGCTGCGACGCTGGGATTAAGTAGTTATTAAGAGTTTGCAATTCTCCTAAAACCACATTTGTTCTCAATAGTACACAGAAACTGTCTAATTTTACTGTTTGTTTGCTCTTTTTTCAATTTGCAACATACAGCATTGCACTAGTGATTAGGTTGGTTGTAAAATGCAAGGAATTACAAATATTCCTGTATACAAATATCGTAACTTGTGGATGAATATCACAACATTTGCAATTGTGCATATTTCTAAATCGGTATTCCTCCTAACTTACTCAACTTTCAAATCCCCCGCATGTCAGAGGGGACCCATGGAACCATGCAGAAAGCATGTGACTGTGCGGAGAACGATCACATGACTGGCTGCTGAATGTACAGATTTCTACCGTTACTCTCTCAGCAGCAGAGAGAATAGATAACTCATATTATAAAAGAACGgtgttagggtggtagtggcccagtgggcaacacactctcCAAGAAACCAAAAAACTACAAAGGTTGACAGGTTAAAACCTcatttactaccattatgtcccctGAGTAAGGTGCTTAACCCTAAATGTCTCCAGATGGACTGTAACTGCTAATTGTAAGtcatgccgtaaatataaatgttgtcTAATAAATAGAATTGTCCCTCTCTCGGGTGATTCAGTGTTAGTTCCCGTCAGACGTTACTAAGCATATAATCATGAGACTTATCACATGACCCCCAGAAGTCATCGGTGGAGACTGAAAATGAATTCAGTATTTACTCAACTTATGCACCAATATACTGACAATATCATATTAAAagctttaattaattaaaatattaaaagctTTAATTTAAAGCTCAAAATATTAGTTCACGATATGTTGATGTGCATGGTTGTCATTTAAAATTTTCTCAGCTAAACTAATTAATCTCATTTAGaagcagaatgaaaaatgtgtagATGTCTACtagaaatgtattatataaatgtattgtgCATATATTGCAGTGTACTATTATAAATATATGCTGCTGGTATGAATATATAGCTACAATGGTTATAATTGTATGCTGCTGGTATAAATGTATAGATATAACGATTATAACTGTATGCTGCAGTTATGAATGTATAGATATATCTGATATAACTGTTTGCTGCAGTTATGAATGTATAGATATAATTGATATAACTGTATGCTGCTCGTATGAATGTATAGATAAAATTGATATAGCTGTATTCTGCTGGTATGAATGTATAGATAGAATTGGTATAACTGTATGCTGCTGGTATGAATGTATAGATATTATTGATATAACTGTATGCTGCGTACATTCACGGTTGAAATTTCTCAGTTGCAGTTTGTGGCGCACGGTCCGACCGCAATGGGATGTACCATCTGTACTGTAGTATAGGGGCGCTCCTCATGCttaataattacaattattaaaatataatacagGCCACTCTGATCACACGGTGTTGGGAACgacatgaaaatatttcacGTGATTATGAAACGAACCAAACGGCCTAAAATGGTCAGGTTGTGAAAGAATCGGTGTGTCATCGAAGGAAAGGGGAAATGGACCCGGCGGTGATGCCTGGTCATGTGACTCTCTCCGGTTCGCCATTTTGCTGCCGCCCGCCGGTGATCGTCAGAAGACCGGATTCGTGACTTGGTCCGCATCGTGCTGGCGCAGGCAGTTTTCTCTTCCCTGGACCACAGCAGCCAGTAACGCCAGGCCGAGAAGGATGTCGTCCGAAAGCCCCGAGTACTCGCCGTTCTTCGCCGTGATGGGCGCGTCCGCCGCCATGGTGTTCAGCGGTAAGAGCGGCGGCGATGGCGTGTGGGCGCCGCGGTGTACGCGGCTCCATCTCGCCGGGGGTGACGCTGTCTTTGACGTAATTCCAGACCGCGTTTTTCATTTGGTCATTTGCGGGGATTCTTCCTCGGGAGAGGTATCGCCTTGCCGGCCGGTTTTTGGTAGGCGGGATGAAGAGGACGGGGGACCGGGCGCCCCGTTTCTGTTCATTCTTTCACGCTTTCCAGAAACCGTGTGTTCGGATGTCGTGCGTTTCGTTTACTTCCATGCACTTCACCCACTGGGCTGTAGCGAAGCGCGATACGGTTCACGCTGCAACGTTTGCGAGGTTTTTACTGCCAGAAAGGATCAAGCTGCTTTATTTCTCCTCTGCAAAATTACCGCCATTAAAACCGCACAATAGCGCAAGTGACGCGGAGCGATACTAAAAGAATGAATGCGGCCGATAAACTGGCTGAAGGCAGAAGAGCTCGGAGCTGCAGCAGTGCACAGTATTCCGCGGGCACGCGCCTTCACCACCACGCTCGTGTCCGATGCGCGGGCACGCGACCCCCTTCCCCCCTTCGATCaattacaaatattaataaaacgtATCACGGAAGTGGTCAGTGCTGCAACGAAATCCGTTTAAAATGTAGAAAGGCTACGGAGAGCAAACGAGCCTTGAATAACGAAACTGGGTTTAAATGCATTGATTCGTGAAGCTGATCCAACCGCCATAGTCCATGATTTAGTCCAATTCGCCACAATGCACGTATGACACGTTATAACTTGAGAGAGCATGAAATCGTTCATCAGTCGAGGACAAGAATGTGTACAACATGCGTGCAGTGGTGGACTGGACCCCTGATGGCAGGGATGCCGAATACGGTACGACACTGGTTCTCGTCCCCCACCACGACATTTGCCTTTCTTACATCTTACATTCCACGGTCAGatgtggaatttgtccccttatgacatcataaggggaaaggttacctcctgtgtctcatgctttgtctgccaaGAGAACCCCTCCACCCCCAAAACccctgaccgtcatggcttgaaaacgtttTTATTAGTTCTGTCACCTCACTGGAAAAATGCTGatacgacttcctgtctgcgcctaACGTTGTCTTTGATTACaccatttctgcgaatgcccactcaacttctatagcCCGcactcctcgtcccgcctcgctcctcctcattagcattttaatcTACAGACAATTGTTGCGTCAGTAGGAAGGACAGCAGTTGGTGTTTGGGTTGTGACAGATGTTTGTCTCTGACTTGTTggtggtttttttattttttctgaccGCTGCAGCGCTGGGAGCAGCGTATGGCACGGCGAAGAGCGGCACCGGCATTGCTGCCATGTCGGTGATGCGTCCGGAGCTGATCATGAAGTCCATCATCCCCGTGGTCATGGCGGGAATTATAGCCATTTACGGCCTGGTGGTAGCCGTGCTCATTGCCAACAATATTTCTGAGACGGTCACCCTCTTCAAGTAAGTCTCTGCGCCACCCTAATGCACAGTGCTGTGATTTATTATAACGTTCTAAATCCCATCAGGAGTTTCCTGCATCTGGGTGCTGGACTGAGTGTGGGGCTGAGCGGCCTGGCCGCCGGCTTCGCCATCGGCATCGTGGGTGATGCCGGCGTGAGGGGCACCGCCCAGCAGCCTCGTCTCTTTGTGGGCATGATCCTCATCCTGATTTTCGCTGAAGTGCTGGGTCTTTACGGCCTCATCGTCGCCCTCATCCTCTCCACGAAGTAGAGAAACCACACGTTCAAGCGCCCGACAGACCAAGAACTGCCACACGCATCACAACAACGACGACACTACTGCTGTCCAGGCGAGCCGCTGCACACACGGCCACTACCACAAAACGATCACACGCATAAATTCCTGTCCCCAGAGAGGAGTGTGTGAGCTGGAGCGAGGGACGGAGGGCTCCTTGTTTTGTCTGTGGGTGAAACTCCTGAGTTGAATTGCTTCTGTAAATGcactgtgtaatgtgtgtgtgtgtgtgtgcgcgcgcgtgtgtgtgtgtgtgccacctTCATCCTTGCTGGAACTtttgttttgtactttttttcccGCGCTTTTTGTCCTCGTTCACCTCCCATGTGAAAAGAGAGGTCATCTTTTAAATGATTTCTTACTTGCACACTAACATAAGGACCTAAAGAACagactgcattttttttctccctctgatTATTTATGACTTATGAGTTAGTTGTTCATGAAAGTATTTAAATGGAACAAAGTCTTTATGAAGCCCAGTGCGCTCTATATAAATAAgtgtattatataaatatatatctgtaTAGTTAGGTCAATTGCTGTGTGGCTATTTTGTTCCTTTGGATGTAAACATTGGTTACAATGGATTTTGTCTGTTACCAGATATCGATGTGggagtaaatgtgtgtgagtgttttaacACTTAAGGTGACATTCTCAAACTTGTACCATTTTATCTGTAGTTCTACTGTCTGGTTGAGTTCATggggtttaaaagaaaaaaggccgCATGTGGCCCAAACTCAAATGGTTtcctaataaataaaattctacTTCCTCCATCTTTCTTTATGTGCGCTACTTATTCGAATAATTTCCTTCCTGTTTATGACAAAGGGGAGGGCCGaaggggaaaaaacatttttagtggTTGACTGCTGAGCACTGGACTGGACTGAGGAAATATG
Protein-coding regions in this window:
- the atp6v0ca gene encoding ATPase H+ transporting V0 subunit ca translates to MSSESPEYSPFFAVMGASAAMVFSALGAAYGTAKSGTGIAAMSVMRPELIMKSIIPVVMAGIIAIYGLVVAVLIANNISETVTLFKSFLHLGAGLSVGLSGLAAGFAIGIVGDAGVRGTAQQPRLFVGMILILIFAEVLGLYGLIVALILSTK